A window of Dietzia sp. ANT_WB102 genomic DNA:
CGGCCTGCGGCGGGGCGGGCGTCTGACCCGTGGCGATGGCGTCAGTCGTATCGGCGGTGCTCACGCGACGTCCTCCCCGATCCAGTCGGAGAACGACAGGCCCGAGATGCGTTCGTACGCCTCGACGTACCGCGCCCTGGTCGCGTCCACGACCTGCTGCGGAAGCGCGGGCGGCGGGGCGTCAGAGTCCTTGTTCCACCCCGACTCGGGACCGGTGAGCCAGTCCCGCACGAACTGCTTGTCGAAACTCGGCTGCACTCGGCCCGGCGAATACCCGTCCGCCGGCCAGTACCGGGACGAATCCGGGGTGAGCACCTCATCGGCCAGGATCAACTCCCCGTCAGCCAGACCGAACTCGAACTTGGTGTCCGCCAGGAGTACGCCGCGGTCCGCGGCCATCTCGGCGGCCCTCGAGTAGATGTCCAGGGTCGCCGTGCGCAGCCGCTCAGCGAGCTCGGCCCCCACGATCGCGCTCAGCTGCTCGAACGAGATGTTCTCGTCGTGGTCCCCCACCGCCGCCTTGGTGGCTGGGGTGAAGATCGGATCGGGAAGGCGACTGGCCTCGACCAGCCCCTCGGGCAGCTCGATACCGCACACCG
This region includes:
- a CDS encoding phosphoribosylaminoimidazolesuccinocarboxamide synthase gives rise to the protein MRPDLSSYHHLAAGKVRELYEIDSETLLLVATDRISAYDHVLDTPIPDKGRVLTAMSAYFFDALDMPNHLAGPLDDERIPAEVLGRAMVVRRLDMVQAECVARGYLTGSGIVEYRQSGTVCGIELPEGLVEASRLPDPIFTPATKAAVGDHDENISFEQLSAIVGAELAERLRTATLDIYSRAAEMAADRGVLLADTKFEFGLADGELILADEVLTPDSSRYWPADGYSPGRVQPSFDKQFVRDWLTGPESGWNKDSDAPPPALPQQVVDATRARYVEAYERISGLSFSDWIGEDVA